Proteins from a single region of Thunnus albacares chromosome 14, fThuAlb1.1, whole genome shotgun sequence:
- the LOC122997259 gene encoding E3 ubiquitin-protein ligase TRIM41-like, giving the protein MGTVQETLKCPVCQDFFTYPVTLPCGHDFCHTCIKAVWDTDVSNEGPFFCPECQIFLPSDLTLEINISLQTKVKDFTNRPSPSKLQTTTSTRETKPCSTIHCDHCIETPSVAIKTCLTCDASLCQAHALLHQQRSALREHTVVEVTGDPLSLKCREHRDELKLFCMEERVPVCCLCVLVGMHKNHQVSQLHEACTDFKSMLETTMKQLLQRRGEAEHAIKDLESLYTQTVKSAADYRERISDKYSRIRVVLDGDERLMMQIIDAEETCMTEWLEAQRGIMEAQIKEIDSLRASSKSLLQETNDLQFLQQITAQNLCDPLDLAPIQEIDRDLCDPEKLRTVERLVDDLTVALSQHFPRMWSYLSSPALDSKTAHPKLEISQDSKQVYWRRQPVSEAPSAQPYDSQYSILGQESFTTGQHYWEVIVQEKPYWLIGVSTGPVDKKDGPKQKLSGLGVNKTSWCIYHGVGKYLACHDTQEKQLSVGRRVRKLGILANLQKGELSFYNADAMTLLHSFCVQCKDPLYPMFNPCIDVNGLNRQPLTLFWIKDPWDWHVNTEGDKELP; this is encoded by the exons ATGGGGACTGTTCAGGAAACTTTGAAGTGCCCCGTCTGCCAGGACTTCTTCACATATCCTGTGACACTCCCATGTGGACATGACTTCTGTCACACCTGCATCAAAGCTGTCTGGGACACAGACGTGTCTAATGAGGGTCCTTTCTTCTGTCCAGAGTGTCAGATCTTCCTCCCCTCCGACCTCACTCTGGAGATAAACATCAGCCTTCAAACCAAAGTAAAGGACTTCACTAACAGACCATCACCATCAAAGCTACAGACAACAACTTCAACCAGGGAAACCAAACCATGTTCAACTATCCACTGTGACCACTGCATAGAGACGCCATCGGTGGCCATAAAGACCTGTCTGACCTGTGATGCCTCACTGTGCCAGGCTCACGCCCTGCTACACCAGCAGAGGTCAGCTCTGAGGGAGCACACAGTGGTGGAGGTGACCGGGGATCCACTGTCTCTGAAGTGCAGGGAGCACCGTGATGAGCTCAAGCTCTTCTGCATGGAGGAAAGGGTCcctgtgtgctgtttgtgtgtcctgGTTGGCATGCACAAGAACCACCAGGTTTCCCAACTCCATGAAGCCTGCACAGACTTCAAG AGCATGTTAGAGACCACTATGAAGCAACTACTGCAGAGGAGAGGTGAAGCAGAACATGCCATCAAGGACTTGGAGTCACTGTATACACAAACAGTG AAGTCTGCTGCAGATTACAGAGAGAGAATCTCAGACAAGTACAGCAGGATCCGTGTTGTGCTGGATGGCGATGAGCGACTGATGATGCAGATCATAGACGCAGAGGAGACATGCATGACAGAGTGGCTGGAAGCCCAGAGGGGAATCATGGAGGCTCAGATTAAAGAGATAGACAGCCTCAGAGCCTCCAGCAAATCACTCCTCCAAGAAACAAATGATCTGCAATTCCTGCAG CAAATCACAGCACAGAATCTTTG CGACCCTTTGGATTTAGCACCTATCCAGGAAATAGACAGAGATCTGTGTGACCCTGAGAAGCTGAGAACAGTAGAGAGGCTAGTGGACGACCTCACAGTGGCTCTGTCCCAACACTTTCCACGAATGTGGTCAT ATCTAAGTTCTCCTGCGCTGGACTCCAAAACAGCCCATCCAAAACTAGAAATATCCCAGGATAGCAAACAAGTGTACTGGAGAAGGCAGCCCGTCAGTGAGGCTCCAAGCGCTCAGCCATATGACTCCCAGTACAGCATCCTGGGTCAGGAGAGTTTCACTACTGGCCAGCACTACTGGGAGGTCATCGTACAGGAGAAACCCTACTGGCTGATAGGTGTGTCCACTGGGCCAGTTGATAAAAAAGATGGGCCAAAACAAAAGCTCTCTGGCCTGGGTGTGAATAAGACATCCTGGTGCATCTACCATGGAGTCGGAAAGTACCTGGCATGCCATGACACCCAGGAGAAGCAGCTGTCAGTTGGGAGGAGAGTCAGAAAGCTGGGCATACTAGCAAATCTCCAGAAGGGGGAGCTGTCATTCTACAATGCAGACGCGATGACCCTGCTTCACTCTTTCTGTGTGCAGTGCAAAGACCCTCTCTACCCCATGTTTAACCCCTGCATTGATGTGAATGGACTGAACAGGCAGCCTCTCACCTTGTTTTGGATTAAGGACCCCTGGGAttggcatgtaaacacagaggGAGATAAAGAGTTACCCTAA
- the LOC122997258 gene encoding delta-1-pyrroline-5-carboxylate synthase-like isoform X1, translating into MFARLASCSRLTSRFRQSNVCPVSIRAFSQAKFFLPRPHGKSFAHRSELKQAKRIVVKLGSAVVTRGDECGLALGRLASIVEQVAVLQNQGREMMIVTSGAVAFGKQRLRHEILLSQSVRQALHSGQNQLKEMSVPVLEARACAAAGQSGLMALYEAMFTQYSTCTAQILVTNLDFHDEQKRRNLNSTLHELLRMNIVPIINTNDAVVPPPVPNSDLQGVNVISIKDNDSLAARLAVEMKADLLIALSDVEGLYDSPPGTDDAKLIDIFYPGDQQSITYGTKSRVGIGGMEAKVKAALWALQGGTSVVIANGTHPKVTGHVITDIVEGKKVGTFFSEVKPAGPTVEQQTEMARHAGRTLASLLPEQRAEIICCLAELLTEKKDEILSANKRDMELATASGHFSQPLINRLSLSTSKLNSLAIGLRQLAVSSRDSVGRVLRRTRVANNLELEQITVPIGVLLVIFESRPDCLPQVSALAIASGNALLLKGGKEASNTNRILHQLTQEALSIHGVTDAIQLVSTREEVEDLCRLDKMIDLIIPRGSSQLVRDIQRAAKGIPVLGHSEGVCHVYIDSDASIDKAIDVVRDSKCDYPAACNAMETLLIHRDLLRTPIFDQIIDMLRTEHVKIHAGPRFASYLTFSPSEVKSLRTEYGDLECCIEVVDSMQDAVDHIHKYGSSHTDVIITENEETAEQFLQQVDSACVFWNSSSRFADGYRFGLGAEVGISTARIHARGPVGLEGLLTTKWVLRGEGHTVADFSEQGSMKYLHENIPVPQGIFS; encoded by the exons ATGTTTGCCAGGCTGGCCTCATGCTCTCGCCTGACATCCAGATTCCGGCAATCAAATGTCTGTCCAGTTTCCATCAGAGCATTTTCCCAGGCGAAAT TCTTTCTCCCACGTCCCCATGGGAAGTCTTTTGCTCACCGGAGTGAGTTAAAGCAAGCTAAGCGCATTGTGGTGAAACTGGGGAGTGCTGTGGTGACACGGGGGGATGAGTGTGGCCTGGCACTGGGACGACTGGCCTCAATAGTAGAGCAG GTGGCTGTGCTGCAGAATCAAGGCAGGGAGATGATGATTGTCACCAGTGGTGCTGTGGCGTTTGGGAAGCAGAGACTAAGACATGAAATCCTGCTGTCTCAAAGCGTCAGACAAGCCTTACATTCTGGACAGAACCAACTCAAGGAAATG tcagtcCCAGTTTTGGAGGCACGGGCGTGTGCAGCTGCTGGACAGAGTGGTCTGATGGCGTTGTACGAGGCTATGTTCACCCAGTACAGCACCTGCACTGCACAA ATTCTGGTCACCAACCTGGATTTTCATGACGAACAGAAGCGCCGCAACCTGAACAGCACACTCCATGAACTGCTGCGGATGAATATAGTTCCTATCATCAACACCAATGATGCTGTTGTTCCGCCCCCTGTTCCCAACAGTGATTTGCAGGGGGTAAAT gTAATAAGCATCAAAGATAATGACAGCTTGGCTGCACGTCTGGCTGTTGAAATGAAAGCAGACCTCCTGATTGCCCTGTCTGATGTTGAAG GCTTATACGACAGTCCCCCAGGAACAGATGATGCCAAGCTCATTGATATATTCTATCCTGGGGACCAGCAGTCAATCACGTACGGCACTAAGTCCAGAGTCGGCATCGGCGGCATGGAAGCCAAG GTGAAAGCAGCCCTTTGGGCACTACAGGGTGGGACGTCTGTTGTGATCGCCAACGGCACTCATCCCAAAGTCACAGGCCACGTCATCACAGACATTGTGGAGGGAAAGAAAGTTGGCACCTTCTTCTCTGAAGTGAAACCAGCAG GTCCCACTGTGGAGCAGCAGACAGAGATGGCCCGGCACGCTGGCAGGACTCTGGCCTCTCTGCTCCCGGAGCAG AGAGCAGAGATCATCTGCTGTCTTGCTGAGCTGCTTACAGAGAAGAAAGATGAGATTCTCAGCGCCAACAAGAGAGACATGGAGTTAGCAACAGCATCAG GTCATTTCTCCCAGCCTCTGATCAACCGCCTGAGTCTGTCAACATCTAAGCTGAACAGCCTTGCCATTGGCCTACGTCAGCTTGCTGTGTCCTCCAGGGATAGTGTTGGTCGGGTGCTGAGGAGGACCAGGGTGGCCAACAACCTAGAGCTGGAGCAGATCACCGTTCCCATAGGTGTCCTGCTGGTCATCTTTGAGTCACGTCCTGACTGTCTCCCACAG GTGTCAGCTTTGGCTATCGCCAGTGGAAATGCTCTGCTATTGAAGGGGGGTAAGGAGGCTTCCAACACCAACAGAATTCTACATCAACTCACCCAGGAAGCTCTTTCCATTCATGGAGTGACGGATGCTATTCAACTG GTGAGCACACGTGAAGAAGTTGAAGATTTGTGCAGACTGGACAAGATGATTGACCTGATCATTCCAAGGGGTTCGTCCCAGCTGGTCCGGGACATCCAGAGGGCAGCTAAGGGTATTCCTGTCCTGGGCCACAGTGAGGGCGTTTGCCACGTCTACATAGACAGTGATGCCAGCATAGACAAAGCTATTGATGTTG TTCGAGACTCCAAATGTGACTACCCTGCAGCCTGCAATGCTATGGAGACCCTCCTCATTCACAGAGATTTGCTGCGAACCCCcatatttgaccaaatcatCGATATGCTGAGAACAGAACAT GTGAAGATCCATGCAGGCCCCCGCTTTGCATCCTATTTAACTTTCAGCCCATCTGAGGTGAAGTCTCTGAGGACAGAGTACGGAGACCTGGAGTGCTGCATTGAGGTGGTGGACAGCATGCAGGACGCTGTGGATCACATCCATAAATATGGCAGCTCCCACACTGATGTCATTATTACAGAAAATGAGGAGACAGCTGAACAGTTTCTGCAGCAGGTGGACAGCGCCTGCGTCTTCTGGAACTCCAGCTCTCGCTTTGCTGATGGCTACCGCTTTGGCCTCG GAGCTGAGGTTGGTATCAGCACAGCAAGGATTCATGCCAGAGGTCCAGTGGGTTTGGAGGGGCTTCTGACCACCAAATGGGTCCTTCGAGGTGAAGGGCACACTGTTGCTGACTTCTCTGAGCAGGGCAGTATGAAATACCTTCATGAAAACATCCCAGTCCCCCAAGGGATCTTCAGCTAG
- the LOC122997258 gene encoding delta-1-pyrroline-5-carboxylate synthase-like isoform X2, protein MFARLASCSRLTSRFRQSNVCPVSIRAFSQAKFFLPRPHGKSFAHRSELKQAKRIVVKLGSAVVTRGDECGLALGRLASIVEQVAVLQNQGREMMIVTSGAVAFGKQRLRHEILLSQSVRQALHSGQNQLKEMSVPVLEARACAAAGQSGLMALYEAMFTQYSTCTAQILVTNLDFHDEQKRRNLNSTLHELLRMNIVPIINTNDAVVPPPVPNSDLQGVISIKDNDSLAARLAVEMKADLLIALSDVEGLYDSPPGTDDAKLIDIFYPGDQQSITYGTKSRVGIGGMEAKVKAALWALQGGTSVVIANGTHPKVTGHVITDIVEGKKVGTFFSEVKPAGPTVEQQTEMARHAGRTLASLLPEQRAEIICCLAELLTEKKDEILSANKRDMELATASGHFSQPLINRLSLSTSKLNSLAIGLRQLAVSSRDSVGRVLRRTRVANNLELEQITVPIGVLLVIFESRPDCLPQVSALAIASGNALLLKGGKEASNTNRILHQLTQEALSIHGVTDAIQLVSTREEVEDLCRLDKMIDLIIPRGSSQLVRDIQRAAKGIPVLGHSEGVCHVYIDSDASIDKAIDVVRDSKCDYPAACNAMETLLIHRDLLRTPIFDQIIDMLRTEHVKIHAGPRFASYLTFSPSEVKSLRTEYGDLECCIEVVDSMQDAVDHIHKYGSSHTDVIITENEETAEQFLQQVDSACVFWNSSSRFADGYRFGLGAEVGISTARIHARGPVGLEGLLTTKWVLRGEGHTVADFSEQGSMKYLHENIPVPQGIFS, encoded by the exons ATGTTTGCCAGGCTGGCCTCATGCTCTCGCCTGACATCCAGATTCCGGCAATCAAATGTCTGTCCAGTTTCCATCAGAGCATTTTCCCAGGCGAAAT TCTTTCTCCCACGTCCCCATGGGAAGTCTTTTGCTCACCGGAGTGAGTTAAAGCAAGCTAAGCGCATTGTGGTGAAACTGGGGAGTGCTGTGGTGACACGGGGGGATGAGTGTGGCCTGGCACTGGGACGACTGGCCTCAATAGTAGAGCAG GTGGCTGTGCTGCAGAATCAAGGCAGGGAGATGATGATTGTCACCAGTGGTGCTGTGGCGTTTGGGAAGCAGAGACTAAGACATGAAATCCTGCTGTCTCAAAGCGTCAGACAAGCCTTACATTCTGGACAGAACCAACTCAAGGAAATG tcagtcCCAGTTTTGGAGGCACGGGCGTGTGCAGCTGCTGGACAGAGTGGTCTGATGGCGTTGTACGAGGCTATGTTCACCCAGTACAGCACCTGCACTGCACAA ATTCTGGTCACCAACCTGGATTTTCATGACGAACAGAAGCGCCGCAACCTGAACAGCACACTCCATGAACTGCTGCGGATGAATATAGTTCCTATCATCAACACCAATGATGCTGTTGTTCCGCCCCCTGTTCCCAACAGTGATTTGCAGGGG gTAATAAGCATCAAAGATAATGACAGCTTGGCTGCACGTCTGGCTGTTGAAATGAAAGCAGACCTCCTGATTGCCCTGTCTGATGTTGAAG GCTTATACGACAGTCCCCCAGGAACAGATGATGCCAAGCTCATTGATATATTCTATCCTGGGGACCAGCAGTCAATCACGTACGGCACTAAGTCCAGAGTCGGCATCGGCGGCATGGAAGCCAAG GTGAAAGCAGCCCTTTGGGCACTACAGGGTGGGACGTCTGTTGTGATCGCCAACGGCACTCATCCCAAAGTCACAGGCCACGTCATCACAGACATTGTGGAGGGAAAGAAAGTTGGCACCTTCTTCTCTGAAGTGAAACCAGCAG GTCCCACTGTGGAGCAGCAGACAGAGATGGCCCGGCACGCTGGCAGGACTCTGGCCTCTCTGCTCCCGGAGCAG AGAGCAGAGATCATCTGCTGTCTTGCTGAGCTGCTTACAGAGAAGAAAGATGAGATTCTCAGCGCCAACAAGAGAGACATGGAGTTAGCAACAGCATCAG GTCATTTCTCCCAGCCTCTGATCAACCGCCTGAGTCTGTCAACATCTAAGCTGAACAGCCTTGCCATTGGCCTACGTCAGCTTGCTGTGTCCTCCAGGGATAGTGTTGGTCGGGTGCTGAGGAGGACCAGGGTGGCCAACAACCTAGAGCTGGAGCAGATCACCGTTCCCATAGGTGTCCTGCTGGTCATCTTTGAGTCACGTCCTGACTGTCTCCCACAG GTGTCAGCTTTGGCTATCGCCAGTGGAAATGCTCTGCTATTGAAGGGGGGTAAGGAGGCTTCCAACACCAACAGAATTCTACATCAACTCACCCAGGAAGCTCTTTCCATTCATGGAGTGACGGATGCTATTCAACTG GTGAGCACACGTGAAGAAGTTGAAGATTTGTGCAGACTGGACAAGATGATTGACCTGATCATTCCAAGGGGTTCGTCCCAGCTGGTCCGGGACATCCAGAGGGCAGCTAAGGGTATTCCTGTCCTGGGCCACAGTGAGGGCGTTTGCCACGTCTACATAGACAGTGATGCCAGCATAGACAAAGCTATTGATGTTG TTCGAGACTCCAAATGTGACTACCCTGCAGCCTGCAATGCTATGGAGACCCTCCTCATTCACAGAGATTTGCTGCGAACCCCcatatttgaccaaatcatCGATATGCTGAGAACAGAACAT GTGAAGATCCATGCAGGCCCCCGCTTTGCATCCTATTTAACTTTCAGCCCATCTGAGGTGAAGTCTCTGAGGACAGAGTACGGAGACCTGGAGTGCTGCATTGAGGTGGTGGACAGCATGCAGGACGCTGTGGATCACATCCATAAATATGGCAGCTCCCACACTGATGTCATTATTACAGAAAATGAGGAGACAGCTGAACAGTTTCTGCAGCAGGTGGACAGCGCCTGCGTCTTCTGGAACTCCAGCTCTCGCTTTGCTGATGGCTACCGCTTTGGCCTCG GAGCTGAGGTTGGTATCAGCACAGCAAGGATTCATGCCAGAGGTCCAGTGGGTTTGGAGGGGCTTCTGACCACCAAATGGGTCCTTCGAGGTGAAGGGCACACTGTTGCTGACTTCTCTGAGCAGGGCAGTATGAAATACCTTCATGAAAACATCCCAGTCCCCCAAGGGATCTTCAGCTAG